Proteins found in one Zea mays cultivar B73 chromosome 1, Zm-B73-REFERENCE-NAM-5.0, whole genome shotgun sequence genomic segment:
- the LOC100501217 gene encoding LRR receptor kinase SERK2 isoform X1: MDLLSIILVIASLLPFAASDGQGDALYDMKLKLNATGSQLSDWNQNQVNPCTWNSVICDNNNHVVQVTLASMGFTGVLSPRIGDLEYLNVLSLPGNNISGGIPEEFGNLSRLTSLDLEDNLLVGPIPASLGRLSKLQLLILSQNNLNGSIPDTLASILSLTDIRLAYNKLTGQIPSQLFQVARYNFSGNNLTCGANFLHPCASNMSYQGSSRGSTIGIVLGTVGGLMGLLIIWAVFIICNGRRKSHLREIFVDVSGEDDRRIAFGQLKRFAWRELQLATDNFSEKNVLGQGGFGKVYKGALPDGTKIAVKRLTDYESPGGEAAFLREVELISVAVHRNLLRLIGFCTTQTERLLVYPFMQNLSVAYRLREFKPGEPILDWSARKRVAIGTARGLEYLHEHCNPKIIHRDVKAANVLLDEGFEPVVGDFGLAKLVDVQKTSVTTQVRGTMGHIAPEYLSTGKSSERTDVFGYGIMLLELVTGQRAIDFSRLEEEDDVLLLDHVKKLQREGHLDAIVDRNLNSCYNGQEVEMMIQIALLCTQASPEDRPSMSEVVRMLEGEGLAERWEEWQQVEVTRRQDYERMQQRFDWGEDSIYNQDAIELSAGR, from the exons ATGGACCTGCTCAGCATCATTCTAGTTATAGCATCTCTGCTCCCATTCGCAGCAtctgatggtcaag GTGATGCCTTGTACGATATGAAGCTGAAACTAAATGCTACTGGCAGTCAGCTTTCTGACTGGAACCAAAATCAAGTCAACCCATGCACCTGGAATTCTGTTATTTGTGACAACAACAACCATGTTGTGCAAGT AACATTGGCTTCTATGGGGTTTACTGGAGTTCTGTCACCAAGAATCGGAGATCTGGAGTATTTAAATGTTCT GTCCTTGCCTGGTAACAACATCTCTGGTGGCATACCAGAAGAATTTGGCAACCTCTCTCGATTGACAAGCTTAGATTTGGAAGACAACCTGTTGGTTGGGCCAATACCAGCTTCACTTGGCAGGCTTTCAAAGCTCCAGCTTCT GATACTAAGTCAAAACAATCTCAATGGCTCTATTCCTGATACACTAGCAAGCATTTTAAGCTTGACAGACAT TCGGCTGGCTTACAATAAACTCACTGGTCAAATACCTTCCCAGTTGTTTCAAGTTGCACGTTACAA TTTTTCAGGTAATAACTTGACATGTGGAGCAAACTTCCTCCATCCATGTGCCTCAAATATGTCTTACCAAG GTTCTTCCCGTGGTTCGACAATAGGCATTGTGCTTGGGACAGTTGGAGGTCTTATGGGGCTTCTAATCATATGGGCTGTATTCATTATCTGCAATGGAAGGAGGAAAAGCCATCTACGTGAAATATTTGTGGATGTATCAG GTGAGGATGATCGTAGAATTGCATTTGGCCAGTTGAAAAGATTTGCATGGCGAGAATTGCAACTTGCAACTGATAATTTCAGTGAGAAAAATGTTCTTGGACAAGGGGGTTTTGGGAAAGTATATAAAGGAGCACTTCCAGATGGCACTAAGATTGCTGTAAAACGGTTAACTGATTACGAAAGTCCAGGTGGAGAGGCTGCTTTCTTGCGTGAGGTTGAGCTAATTAGTGTTGCAGTTCACCGGAATCTTTTAAGATTGATTGGTTTCTGTACAACACAAACAGAGCGCCTACTTGTTTATCCTTTCATGCAAAATCTTAGTGTGGCCTACCGTCTACGAG AATTTAAACCTGGGGAGCCAATATTAGACTGGTCCGCAAGGAAGCGAGTGGCTATAGGCACAGCTCGTGGACTGGAGTATTTGCACGAGCACTGCAATCCTAAGATTATACATCGTGACGTCAAGGCTGCCAATGTCTTGCTTGATGAAGGTTTTGAACCGGTGGTTGGGGATTTCGGCCTGGCCAAGCTGGTGGACGTGCAGAAGACGTCCGTGACTACCCAGGTCCGTGGAACCATGGGTCACATCGCCCCCGAATACCTGTCCACTGGGAAGTCCTCCGAGAGAACCGATGTTTTTGGCTATGGCATAATGCTTCTTGAGCTAGTCACTGGTCAGCGTGCCATCGACTTTTCACGTCTGGAGGAAGAAGATGACGTGTTGTTACTTGACCAT GTCAAGAAGCTGCAGAGGGAAGGGCATCTCGACGCCATCGTTGACCGCAACTTGAACAGCTGTTACAACGGGCAGGAGGTGGAGATGATGATCCAGATCGCGCTGCTCTGCACGCAGGCGTCGCCCGAGGACCGCCCGTCCATGTCCGAGGTGGTCCGGATGCTGGAGGGCGAGGGCCTCGCCGAGAGGTGGGAGGAGTGGCAGCAGGTGGAGGTGACGAGGAGGCAGGACTACGAGCGGATGCAGCAGCGCTTCGACTGGGGCGAGGACTCCATCTACAACCAGGACGCGATCGAACTGTCCGCCGGCAGGTGA